The following proteins come from a genomic window of Nymphalis io chromosome 6, ilAglIoxx1.1, whole genome shotgun sequence:
- the LOC126769066 gene encoding uncharacterized protein LOC126769066 isoform X2, giving the protein MSNQNKVRNAKVEIEFCKVCDYGGHCLALAEQIKSSSPEAEVDCKKGRQDYEEVAEVVHDVCGGAEPREIKGQQEVNCAIS; this is encoded by the exons atgtcaaatcaaaataaagtgCGAAATGCTAAAGTTGAAATAGAGTTTTG taaagTTTGTGATTATGGAGGACATTGTTTAGCTTTGGCTGAACAAATTAAAAGTAGTAGTCCAGAAGCAGAAGTTGACTGCAAAAAAGGTCGACAAG ATTATGAGGAAGTAGCTGAAGTAGTTCATGATGTGTGTGGAGGTGCAGAGCCAAGAGAAATAAAAGGACAACAGGAAGTAAACTGTGCAATatcataa
- the LOC126769066 gene encoding migration and invasion enhancer 1 isoform X1 → MSNQNKVRNAKVEIEFCKVCDYGGHCLALAEQIKSSSPEAEVDCKKGRQGSFEVVVNNKLIYSKLQNMALPDYEEVAEVVHDVCGGAEPREIKGQQEVNCAIS, encoded by the exons atgtcaaatcaaaataaagtgCGAAATGCTAAAGTTGAAATAGAGTTTTG taaagTTTGTGATTATGGAGGACATTGTTTAGCTTTGGCTGAACAAATTAAAAGTAGTAGTCCAGAAGCAGAAGTTGACTGCAAAAAAGGTCGACAAG gtTCATTTGAAGTGGTAGTTAATAACAAGCTCatatattcaaaattgcaaAACATGGCATTACCAGATTATGAGGAAGTAGCTGAAGTAGTTCATGATGTGTGTGGAGGTGCAGAGCCAAGAGAAATAAAAGGACAACAGGAAGTAAACTGTGCAATatcataa
- the LOC126768897 gene encoding molybdenum cofactor sulfurase gives MSVLSNVIDDHHMEIIKNEFVRLEGKCYLENAGTALYPQKLLNKINDDLLKNVYMNPHSDKYTRDCIEQIRCMVLNHFNTDNLTYTVIFTSGTTQSLKLVLETFQFHNNNDDALKGSFIYLRDNHTSVIGLRELAENKNVDVVHISHNEFLSSLKILQTSNNLQERNKNKSNTLLVYPAQSNFNGFKYPLNHLDNIKNGCLQGYLKKQLCDVNCNWYILLDAASLIATNKLDLSVTQPDFVCLSFYKIFGFPTGLGALLVKNNSADVLSQKKYFGGGTVDIVLSSEDYHVKRNILYERLEDGTQPFLSIIALKHCFEIISLLIPKVVNNNVMDTISYHTYYLAKDLYEQLKNLKHENGNKAAILYMDSDFMDIKTQGGIVTFNLLRKNGSYIGYVEFQHMADLFNISVRTGCFCNSGSCQRHLKISNKEMKAMHNAGHKCGDEIDLIDGKPTGAIRVSFGYYNTFDDVDKLILMISKCFLRKQIQKPYRKMINFNKNITQRTNGVLPNEQLSLVLNNINFCNGNDVPDLPEYYNNKYKMTLTEIAIFPIKSCGAFKIKSGWKIGIKGLEFDREWMIVKENGICLTQKQCPLMCKIQPFIDLGKRCLTLYFDGQQPISIPLDPSIANKYRETQVCQSKVCTDLIKGYDCGDEVADWISNALGISFLRLIRQSCVRFLKKKASEEQTLLSLSNQAQYLLINTATVRWLKDKITDDSFSDDINSLVDRFRGNLIIDSKKELIERDWQKVIIGKHEFKVEGQCSRCQMVCIDQRTGEKTVEPLRTISQEFGGKLRFGIYLSYIGPIYKCNDRMLKTYSEVIP, from the exons ATGTCTGTTTTAAGCAATGTTATTGATGATCATCAcatggaaataataaaaaacgaatttGTAAGACTAGAAG gtaaatGTTACTTAGAAAATGCTGGAACAGCGTTATACCCACAAAagctattaaacaaaataaatgatgatCTACTTAAAAATGTGTATATGAATCCTCACTCTGACAAATATACAAGAGACTGTATAGAACAAATAAGATGTATGGTTTTGAACCATTTCAATACAGACAATTTAACCTACACAGTGATATTTACATCTGGTACAACACAATCGCTAAAACTTGTCCTAGAAACATTTCAATTTCATAATAACAATGATGATGCATTAAAAGGTTCCTTTATTTATCTTAGAGATAACCATACTTCTGTTATTGGTCTAAGAGAATtagctgaaaataaaaatgttgatgtTGTTCATATATCACATAATGAATTTTTgtcatctttaaaaatattacagacATCAAATAATTTACAAGAAAGAAACAAGAATAAAAGCAACACTTTGCTAGTATATCCTGcacaaagtaattttaatggGTTTAAGTATCCTTTAAATCATttagacaatataaaaaatggatGTCTGCAAGGTTATCTGAAAAAACAACTATGTGATGTTAATTGTAATTGGTACATTTTGTTGGATGCTGCATCTTTGATTGCAACAAATAAACTAGATTTGTCAGTCACACAACCAGATTTTGTGTGtttgtctttttataaaatattcggcTTTCCTACTGGGTTAGGTGCATTATTAGTGAAGAATAATAGTGCAGATGTGCTCAgtcaaaaaaagtattttggaGGAGGAACAGTGGACATTGTATTAAGCAGTGAGGATTACCATGTGAAGAGAAACATTCTTTATGAAAg ACTTGAAGATGGAACTCAGCCATTTTTGTCCATAATTGCCTTGAAACATTGCTTTGAAATAATTTCCCTTCTGATACCTAAAGTTGTCAATAACAATGTCATGGACACAATATCTtaccatacatattatttagcgAAAGACTTATATGAACAATTAAAGAATCTGAAACATGAAAATGGTAATAAGGCAGCTATTTTATATATGGATTCAGATTTTATGGATATAAAGACACAAGGAGGAAtagttacatttaatttattaaggaaAAATGGATCTTACATTGGATATGTTGAG tttcAACATATGGcagacttatttaatattagcgtTAGAACAGGATGTTTTTGCAATTCAGGATCTTGTCAAAGACATttgaaaatatctaataaagaAATGAAAGCCATGCATAATGCTGGACATAAATGTGGAGATGAAATAGATTTAATAGATGGAAAACCAACAGGAGCAATAAGAGTCTCATTTGGTTACTATAATACATTTGATGATGTagataagttaattttaatgataagcaAATGTTTTCTTagaaaacaaattcaaaaacCATATCGCAAAATGatcaattttaacaaaaatataacacaaagaaCTAATGGAGTATTACCAAATGAACAGTTatccttggttttaaacaatataaatttctgCAATGGCAATGATGTACCAGACTTACCAgagtattataacaataaatacaaaatgacaTTAACTGAAATTGCTATATTCCCAATCAAATCATGTggtgcttttaaaataaaatcgggCTGGAAAATTGGTATAAAAGGGTTGGAATTTGATAGAGAATGGATGATTGTTAAGGAAAATGGTATTTGTCTAACACAAAAACAATGTCCATTGATGTGTAAAATACAGCCATTTATAGACCTTGGGAAGAGATGCCTTACATTGTATTTTGATG gtCAACAACCTATCTCAATTCCTTTAGATCCCTCAATAGCTAATAAATATAGAGAGACACAAGTTTGTCAAAGTAAAGTTTGTACTGACCTCATAAAAGGGTATGATTGTGGTGATGAAGTTGCAGATTGGATATCAAATGCTTTAGGCATTTCATTCTTAAGATTAATAAGGCAATCATGTGTCAGATTCCTGAAAAAGAAAGCTAGTGAAGAACAAACATTACTGTCCTTAAGCAATCAAGCTCAATATCTTTTGATTAATACAGCAACAGTTAGATGGTTGAAAGATAAAATAACAGATGACTCATTTTCAGATGATATCAATTCATTGGTTGATCGATTTAGAGGAAACCTAATTATTGATTCCAAGAAAGAACTTATAGAAAGAGACTGGCAAAAAGTAATTATTGGAAAACATGAGTTtaag GTAGAAGGCCAATGTTCTCGTTGTCAAATGGTGTGCATTGATCAAAGAACTGGCGAAAAAACTGTTGAACCACTAAGAACAATATCTCAAGAGTTTGGGGGAAAGCTACGTTTTGGTATATACTTAAGTTACATTGGacctatttataaatgtaatgatCGAATGTTAAAAACATATTCTGAAGTTATTCCTTAA